AAGCATCTCTGCATTCCTAAACTCCTCAACAGAAGCTCCAAACTTCGTGGTCGAACTCATACAGAGCAGTCCCACGTCGCTCGTTCTCATCCTCGACCTCCCTCATCGCAAAGACTTAGTTCGTCACCCTGACTATCTCCAGACCTTTTACCAAGACACTGCTCTCGATACTCATCGCCAGTCACTCCTCAAGCTCCCCGAGATCAAACCCTACGTCTCGCCGTCTCTCTTTGTCCGCTCTGCTTTCTCTCCCACAGCTTCGATGCTTAAAATCGACGCGGACGAAGGGGAGAGGCTGGAGGAGATCTTGAGGGAGCATGTGAGTCCAACTGCTAAGCAAGTTCTTGAGGTTTGGCTTGAGCGTTGCGCGAAGGAGGAGGAAGGAGAGGAGAGAGTGGTGGGAGAAGAAGAGAAGTTGGAGTTGGAAAGAAGAGATAAAAGCTTCAGAAAGAAGAGCATAGAGGAAGATTTGGATTTACAGTTTCCTAGAATGTTTGGAGATGAAGTTTCTTCCCGTGTTATACACGCTATCAAAGAAGCTTTTGGAGTTCTCTAGGTTACATCAGTATCACTGTACGAATAAACTAGTTAAACAAATGTTACAGTCTCTGGTTTACTAATCTAAATCGACCCGTTTACACAATCGCGATGTCCTCTAGATAATGTTATATTATAAAATATTTTTATTTGTTTTGAGTATCTGATTCGAAGAGAAATACGCACCAACGAAGGTTTTGTTTTTAGCGCCAATGTATCGTGTTATTAAACAAACTAGTGAAAGGAACAAAAACGTGCAAAATTTGAAGTCTTTAAGCCAATCGCTTTCAAAAGAGCTAATAATCAGACAAGAAGTCTAGTCATCTTTATCTCATCAAGACCAAATTACAAAAAAAAAACATCTTAGTTTCTTCATATTTGTCTGATCATATCACATCCTGTTCATTCCCACACAAGAAATGGTTAGTGTTTTTTTTTCTTGATTGTTCCTTAGTTCCACATCGTTCAAATACAGAAACAGCTTAGATTCTTCTGCTTATTCTGTTCATCGGTTCTGTTTACGGCAGGCAAGTTTCGCGTCCGGAGCAGCACAGTTCAGAAGAGGTCTTAAAACTAAAGGGAAGACTTATGGATTGACCAATCAAAAGAGAAGAGAGATCAGAGAAATATTTGATCTCTTCGACATAGACGGTTCAGGTACGTATTAAACCAGTTTACCCAAATCTAAATCAGAAGCACGTGATTTTAGTCCTTCATTTCACATGTAGGTAGCATCGATGCTCGCGAGCTCAACGTTGCTATGAGGTCAGTGACAATTTTTTCTAGTTAATTATATAAATTTCTTCAAGTTCTAGTTAGCACTAAGAAAGATTATCATCATCTGCTTACAGGTCTCTCGGGTTTGAGATGACTAATGAGGTTTGTTTTCTATGAAAACTATAGTTTTCACTCTTCTATATATGATATATTCCATTTATTTGTTGTATATGTTTCTTGTGAATGTGTGTAGCAAATAAACGAACTGATGGCAGAGGTGGATAAAAACAATAGTGGAACAATAGATTTCGAAGAGTTTGTGCATATGATGACAACAAAATTCGGAGAACGAGACTCTAAAGATGAATTGTCTAAAGCATTTAAGATCATTGATCACGACAACAATGTTATAATCCAAACCTATCTTTCTCCTAATTAATTTATTATTCATTTCTTTTGTTTTGAGTAATGTTTGACTTGTAGAAGTTGTGAAATGTTTTAGGGAAAGATTTCACCTCACGATATCAAGCAGATCGCGAAGGAGCTAGGAGAAAATTTCACAGATAATGAAATAGAAGAAATGATCGAAGAAGCAGATCGTGATAGTAAGTGAAAACATGTCTCTCCAAAGTAGTCATTTGTAGTCAAGTTAAGTTTTTTTTTGTGATTAATGCAACCCACTTAAACAACAATTTGTCTTTGTCTTAACCAACACAGAAGATGGAGAAGTTAGTTTGGAGGAGTTCATGAAGATGATGAGGAGAACTTCTTACGGCTACTAGAAGTAATAACAATAGTATTGGTTGTGGAATATATTAAGTCAATCACTACGATTATATAATAAAAATGATTTGTCGTAAATAAAGAAGTTTGAAGTGTGTTTCGCGAGTAAAAAATGTAACCATGTAACTACATCCATTATTGAGAACATGTCAAAGTCTCACATTTGTTTTTTGCCTCTACGCCATGTCTATGTATATAATATTAATCATCATCATTATATGATCTCTTTGTATAAACTCGAAAACAATAGGAAATGTATTTTGGTGCTTAGAGGGAATCATATGCATTGGACAAGAAAAGAGTAATCAAAATCCTAAACAAGCTGTCTGTTGAAGTCGCAGTTGAGACTCCATTGTTATGGTTATGGAAGTGGTTTTAATTATCTAAACAAGCTGTCCTCAGGTCGCCTTTCGGACATGAGGTGTCCCTACACAAAGAACATAAGGTTAGTCATCATCATTGACACTTAAACATGTTAACACCATTTTATGATCATAAAACCATGCTAATACCAACAAAAAGCTGAATATCATTTGAGAAAACATATAAATAGGTAAACAATAAACTAATATAAACAAAGCTCCACGATACCAATCTGTAAATCAAATTGGTTTGGTTATACACACGTATATATGGTTGACACTGTAACATGGTTCCATGATCTTGAAGCTTAGTAGCAACACTTGTAACACAACTCTTAACTATAGTGTTCAAGTATACCATCATAGTTCAAGTCATGTAATTAGGGTTTTTAGTTTTTGGCATAGATTAACGTGTTTTTAAGTTTTTGAAACATTAAAGGTAAGCAAATATATTACCTATAAATTCATAACTAGATAGTTTACCTTTGTTTGCGGAAGGCGACATTAGGAAGCATGTGGGGCAGTGTGAAGCATGGTGAAGCGTCCGCGTCCCTGAATTAGTCTGATTTCAAGTCTTTAAAACAACAACCTTTTCTTTGGAGGCCACCTCTAGTCTTAGTTAGCCTAAGCGACGCTTTTTAAACACAGCTTATGGTGCACAAAGCCACATCTTTGAAATATAGAAGATTTAGCATAACTATTTTTTTTCTTTTTGAATATAGCTTTTGTAGAATTGATTCATCCTTTAGCTAAAGATGAGAATAGATTCACATTGGTTAAATGACATTGAAGGAGTTAAATTTAAGGTTTCAAATGTTTATGAGTTATCACTGATAATGTTTATCATTCATGAAATGTTCTCTTTTTGTTTACAATGATTAAAAGAGGACTGAAGATGAATATAATAAATGTAAACTTCCCAAAAAAAAACTCATGATTATGAATAAGTTTTTATTTGATATGTCCATTAATTGGAGTCATATTTCAATCTATCATAAACCAAAAGAGAAAAAAAGGAAATAATGCCATATTAGTCACATTTGATTTCACTTTTTTTGCTTTTTTTTTTATTTATTTGCCCAAATTTTGAATTTTTTCAGTTTGTAACAGTTAAAACAGATTTGTTGGTCTGAATTGTTTTGTTCAAATTTCAAATATATTAATTTAATAACTAATAATATCATGTATGAGTGGTTGAGCTAATTGTCCTATAGGTTGGAAAGGGAGGAGGATCATACTCCAACATTGTCTATCCAGTTGTCAACTTGGAAGCGTCGTAGAAGAACTCCAGCATTTGCTTGGTCTATTAACCAAAAACCAATAGATCCCTCTCTGGTAATACGAGCGAATAAACGTATTTTATTCTTCTTTTCAGTATTAATTATACATATATTTATGTTTAATTATGTTTATTGATTAGTAAGATTTATATGTTTATATATATATATATATATATATATATATCTACAAATTGTTAGAACAATGAATCAGTGGTGGTCCAAACAAATTTTGGGACGTGAAATTGATCATTTTTATTTTGAAGTGAGTATAGCGGCGTTAACATATGGCATAGATAATTATTACACTTATGAACTTATCAAATTGCATTTTATATCCCATTTTCTGGAGCACTTTGTTGGTTGATAAGGATTAATTGCTCAATCCTAGATCATAGTAGTATAGAAAAATGTCAATTCAATCCTAAGTGATCATGAAGCAAAGAGAATGCTTAATCTAAATGCAATCAATGTAGTGAAGTGATTTCTTTTCAAGAACTAAGCAAGACAATATCTAAAGCTTTCAATCAATTGTTCAAAGGAGAACCTATGGGCTAAGATAATTGATGCAAGGAAATTAGTTTCTAAGTCAAGGTGTTAACTTTAAGCAATCACAAGTTCCTATATGTCTAGAACACCAATAAAAATCAATCATTTTCAAATGGAGAGATCCTTATGCAATCTTGAGTAAACATCAATTCCATTGGATCAAATCATTCAAGCATGCATTATGTTCAAGTCTACTAACCATCTAGTAATCCTATATCAAATCTCTTTGGTTATTCAAGCTAGAGCAATATCAAGTTTAGTCAAGCATTTTAACAAACACTTTCGGTGCATAAAATGACTTAATATCAAGATGGAAGTGATCAAATCAAATCAAGCATTAAGAACACTTAATAAGCATAGAAACAAGTAGATCTAACAATAAACACCTTAACTTTTCACTAATCACCCTATCTACCTAACACATATATTCAATAAGAGTATATTCACTAATCTTCACGATTAACCTTAAACCCATGATTGATTTAAGAGAAATCATGTTGAGAAGCAAGTTTAATCCAGCAAACACAAAGAAAAATTATTATAGATTCAATCTTTCACCAAAATATCAATGTGTTTAGAGAGAAAATAAGATAAGATCTAAAATGTATTTATAGTAGCTTAAAACACAAATGGTAAAACTGTAAAAAGAGTCTCGTCAAACTCCAAATGTTGACTTTGCAAGGCACACATCAGCCTTTTGGCACGTCGTTTTGTCACTGGGGTACAGGCCGCTGGAACACTTCATCTTTGTTGTCTTCATTATTCCATGGTCGCGGCTTCGTAGACCGTTGTGTCATCCCGACTCAGCTCACACGAAAATGACACAACAACTCTGCGGCTACCACTCTTTGAGGTAATGTCGTCTTGGCTTCACAGCGGCTTTGTGGCATGGCGTTTAGGCTGCTGTGAAGTCATTAAGCTCCATTTCCTCTTTCGACCAAAATCACTCTTTTTTTCTCGAATCAGCTCCAAATGGTCCAGACTCACCAAATGGCATCTCCAACAACTGATATGGATTTATTCATGGAAATGCAACCTAATGATATCTTAATGCTATTTTAAATGATCAATTATATACATCAAATGATAGTAAAATTATGCAATTCATAAGATACCATTGGTTTAAATGTCAGTTTAGAGTTTCAAATTACTTATATTGCTTTGCATTTTTAATTATATTTAAGAATAAACGGTCTTTCACAACATCATCAGAGTTTAAGTCATGTAATTAGGATAACAAGAATTTTTGTTGATAGATGAGTATTCTTTTAGAATTTTTGATCAATAGGTTGTATTTTTAAATAAACTTTTTAAAAAATGCTATTTTTGGAAAGTTATCATTTTATAGAGAAATATTGTAGATTTATGATTGTGATTTAGAAATTAGAATAACAAGAATGTTTGTTGGTAGATGAGTATTCTTTTAGAATTTTAAATCAACAAATACTATTTTAAAAATAAACATTTAAAAATGCTATTTTCAAAGAGTTATTCATTTTTGTTGAAAAATATTGTAGATTTGAGATTGTCATTTAGAAATTAAGATAACAAGAATTTTTGTTGATAGATGAGTATTCTTTTAGCATTTTCGATTAATAGGTTGTATTTTTAGAGAATCTTTTTAAAAATACTAATTTTTGGAAAGTTATCATGTTAATAGAGAAATATTGTAGATTTGGGATTGTGATTTGGAAATTAGGATAACAAGAATTTGTTGTTGTTAGATGTATTCTTTAAGAGTTTTAATCAATAAGTTATATTTTAAAGAACATCTTTTTAAAATGTTATTTTTAGAAATGTATCATTTTTATAGCGAACTATTTTAGATTTGAGATTGTGATTTAAAAATTAGGATAACAAGAATTTTTTATTAATATGTTGTATTTTTTAAATAAACTTTTTAAAAATGTTTTTTTTTTGAAAAATTATCATTTTATAGAATAATATAGTAGATTTGAGATTGTGATTTAGAAATTAAAATAACAATAATAGTTTTTGAGAGAGTATTATTTAGGTTATTTATCAATAAGTTGTATTTTTTAAATAAACTTTTAAAATGTTATTTTTGGAAAGTTATCATTTTATAGCAAAATATTGTAGATTTAGGATGGTGATTTAGAAATTAGGATATAAAGAATATTTGTTGATAGATGTAGGATGAGTATTTTTTTAGAAGTTTTGATCAATAGGTTGTATTTTTTAAAGAAACTTTTTTAAAATGTTATTTTTGGAAAGTTATCATTTTATAGAGAAATATAGTATATCTGGGATTATGATTTAGAAATTAGGATAACCAAGAGTTTTTATTGATAGATGAGTATTCTTTTAGATTTTTTGATTAGTAAGTTGTATTTTTGTTAAATTATTGATGATTTATTGGTCACTTGATTGCTTATGTTATGTGTGGAGATTGTTGGTTTCAATCTTACTCAAGCGCAATGCTTCAATTCCGTAAGTATAAATATATTGATAATGTTTATGGTTAATGGAATGTTCTCATTTTCCTTACAAATATTTAAAGAGGAGTGAAACCATATGTAGTAAATATAATAAGTGTTTAGACCCATAGAAAAGCTTGCGATCATGAACGAATTTCTATTTTATATAACAAATTGATTGAAGTCATATCATAAATCAAAAGAGAAAGAGAAAAAGAAAAGAATTTCATATTAAGCATATTTGATTTCACATTTTCACTTTTACTTCTTTGAAATCGCCCAATTATTGAATTTTTGAGTTTATAACGGTTAAAGAAATTTGTTGGTCTGTTTTTTTTTTTTTTTTTTGAAATCTATTATGGGTGACCTTTGAAACTAAAAAAAAAAAAAAAGAACTAATACAAAAATTATTATTTTTCAAACTAAATATAGTTTTTCCCCCTTTTTAGCCAATTTAATACTGTTGGGCTAAGATAGCTAAGCCCATTAAAAGCCCATTTTTATTGGCTTGTTTTCTTCGAGTAACATACGGCGAACCGGAAAAAAAAACAAACTCGCCTCCGCCTTGAAGTAACAAAATGGCGACCGCGAAAACTCTGCAACCAAGAATCATCTCTTCCTTTCTCGGCAACAACTCTATTCTAGTATCAACGCAGCCTCTTCCCCACCTCTTTCGCTTCCATTTAGGTTCTTTCTCTATCTCTCTATTCATACTTCTACTACTACTACTACTATTTGGCTGAGCAGATTTTTTAATTATACAAAAGATTAAAACTTTCGAGTCCCCCATATTGCTATTTTACAGGGAGAAGGCATGTTTCGATGCAATTGTCAAGAACCTTGTCTGGATTAACCAATCTTCTCTTTAATACAAGGTACAGTACTTTCTTTGTGTAACTCTGTTTTATAGCATAGAGAGACTGTATTGTTTGTTGTTAACTTTGTTGCTGCTGCTGCTGCTTGTCTAAAGAAACGTTGATGAACTGATTGATGGCAAGAGAAAACGTCTGAAGCCAGGACACGTGTCTCCTCGCCGCCCTGTCCCTGCCCACATAACCAAACCTCCTTACGTTGAGTCTCTTAAAGTCCCCGGAATCTCGAGTGGACTTGAGATTCACGACGAGGACGGTGTAGAGAGGATGAGAGCTTCTGGGAGGCTCGCAGCTAGAGTTCGTGAATACGCTGGGACTTTGGTTAAGGTAATGAAATATTAAGTTTTTTTGAAGAAAATTACATAAAACATATGTCTAAGCAAAGCATCCAAATTTGTAAAAAAAATAATAATTTTTTTAATTGAAATCTTCAAAATCTCAGGACCGGCCCTGTTTACGGTTTCTTTTGGTCTGTTTGACAGCCCGGTGTGACCACAGATGAGATTGATGAGGCTGTTCACAACATGATCATCGAGAACGGAGCTTATCCTTCGCCACTTGGCTATGGAGGTTTCCCTAAGAGTGTCTGCACTTCTGTGAATGAATGCATTTGCCATGGAATCCCTGATTCACGACCGCTTGAGGATGGAGATATAATCAACATTGATGTCACAGTTTATTTGAACGTAAGTTTTCTCTTCTTCGTCACTAAGTTAAGTTAAGCAAGGTTTACTCGATGCTTATTGTTGGTGTTATACACTCTACAGGGCTACCACGGTGATACTTCAGCTACTTTCTTCTGTGGAGATGTCGACGAGAAAGCTAAAAAGCTAGTCCAGGTATATAACCAAATCAAGTTTTTACTATATAGTTTGATGAGATTTTCATATTTGGAATGTGGTTGGTGTAGGTGACCAAAGAGTCTCTTGACAAAGCTATATCGATATGTGGACCTGGTGTTGAGTACAAGAAAATCGGCAAAATCATTCAGTAAGAGACTAATTTCTCTAAGCAATTAGTAGTATTTTTAATTAATGAGTATCTCATCAAATCAAATCTTTGTGAAAGTGATCATGCAGATAAATATAAATATGGAGTGGTTAGACAATTTGTAGGCCACGGTGTTGGACGTGTCTTCCATGCTGATCCTGTTGTTCTACACTTCCGTGAGTTTTGTCCTTAAAACACTTTGCGGCCCCATTCACGTTCTTTCTAAAACTTGCATCTTCTTCGCAGGGAATAATGAAGCTGGACGTATGGTTTTGAACCAAACCTTCACTATTGAACCCATGCTTACCATAGGAAGCAGAAAACCGATTATGTGGGATGATAATTGGACCGTGGTTACAGAAGATGCAAGCCTCTCTGCGCAATTCGAGCATACCATTCTTATAACCAAAGATGGAGCTGAGATACTCACCGACTGTTGAGAAAAAAAATTGATTCCCAAGTTTGTCTCAGATTGATCTTTATTGGATGGAATACAAAACCAAATGGTATGTATGAAAATCACACTCATATATTCAAATATTCTTTTGCTCACAAAGTAAAGTGAATATTACACAAACAAGATACAAACAATGAGTTTTAGAGATTGTTTTTTGGGTACAATTATAAAATCAGGTCTTGAGTTTATGATATCTTGATTCTCTGAGTTTCCTTTCTTCTGACAGAATCTTTGCAACCCTGTAATTAATTAATTAATTAGCAGTATTGTACGAGTTAAAACCATTGTAACTAAATAAAGTAGTAAACTTGGTTTCTCTTTTAATATTAAAAGAAAAGAAATAATGAACCTTTTGAGTGCTTCTTCGTTGGTAACGTGATCAGAGATGGGTTCGTAATGGCCAGTTTCGAGATTGACACGAGACACATTTTTCTTCAGTAAAGCTTTACCAACTTCAACAAGACCATCCATGTTCTTTTCTGTCGATATGTCCACTGATCCTATGTCACCCTTCAACGTATCGTCCTGTAATAGAAAACGTATATAAAATGTAAATTATTTTTATATTTTTAGGTCCATAAAATTGACCTTTCACTAACGGTAATAATTTTTTTGTTATTATTATTTTATTTGTTTGATTAGTGTTTCGTACAAGTAAGTACCATATAGACCAACCTTTACATCATTATTCCTTGGCACTTACTTGTTTAGATAACATATTATATAACCAAGAAGGTCTGAATTTGAACAATTCAAATTTAAATTGGGTAACTTCTAACTATTATATGACCAAAAACTATTTTTGAAAGTTTTCATTGTAAAAACAATGATTTTCGACAAAAGTTTTGTATATTTCATTAGAGATTAGCTACAAAAGGTTGTTAAGGTTGTTTTTAATACTACAGAAGCCTTGTACACTGATTGTTTTTAGTAATTTAAATATTTCCTTGCAACTTTTTTTCTTTAAAATAGATTATTAAAATCCTAGTTTTATAACAAGATCGAAAGAATTGTCATGCAAAAACCCTCTCTCAGAAAAAAAAAGAAAGAAAAGAATTGTCATGCAAAAGGGAAGAAACTCACATCGATACGTAAATAATTCGTCTCGGAATGAAGAGCTTGAAAAACGACACAGCTTTGGTAATCAACAATGTCTTGAATGGCCTCATTGTAACAATCAATAATTGGACTCGAACCATCCGCACAGATCCAACTCACCAGTCCCCATTTTGACGCCATTATCGCATCATACTTCTCTTCATTCCTTATCGAACCTGTCCCAAGCGATATCACTACAACCCTCGTGTAATCCAATGGGCTAATGTCTCCCATTGCTGGATTCTTCTTCACTATCTGCTTTGTCACTTCAGCAATCGCACACAATGTCTACAAAAAAAAAAAAAAACATAACATGACCAGTCGATAATGAAGTGTCTATAGGTTGGAACCTCGTCTAACTTAATAGTTTGTACCGGGTTATTGGCAGCGATGCCACCGTCAATGAGGTTATATTCATGTTTGTTTCCTTCATTGTCTTCATTAGTGAACCGATGAGCCGGGAGATAAGTTGGTGCGGCTGATGTGCTTAGGCATATATCTGATATTTTCGCGTCAGTAACTCGACGGCTCACCGCCTATATTTGAAACATTGAATCAATAAAAATGATGTATAAGCAAGTGAATAAGACTTCCAAAATTTTAAAAATAATTAACATAAATACATGTCTTCAATTTTTTTAAAGAATTTTTTATTAAATTGTTTATAGCCTTCAAAATTTTATTATCAGCTCTGTGCATATACACATAGACGGATCGATGTTGGTGTATACCTGGTAAGAAGAGAAGATAACTGGTTGGAGTTTCTTGATGTCAAAGCAAGGTATGACAACGTTTGTCAAAGTTTGAGTCAGTCTCGTGTCTCCCAAGAAATCTTCTATTACTTCTCTTAAGTATTTCCCGTTGTACTTTGGTCCTCGTACAAGTCTCACCAGGATTTGAGCCCAGGCAAACGCCCCTCTGTACGTTTTAGAAGTTAAAATTTTTGTTATCAGTTTGCTCAAGACTCTTGAGTTATCAGATCAAACGCAAACGCAGAAGGCACATACCGCGGGTGTGGGAAGATTTTAGGGCAATGTTTGCGATAAAAAGGGACTATTTCTTTGGCCGCAAACAAAGGGCGGTTGCGGTTAGTTTTATCCGGTGCGGTCAACATCGCCACTATCAAACCTCCAGTGCTCGTCCCGGAGATGACATCAAAGTAATCCACAAGCCTTGCCTCCTCACCGTCCAATTCCTGTGTATGGATTTAAATATTTTTGTTACATTATGAAATTGAGACGATATCCTAACAAGACTTATTTAGATTCAAGTAGACATATATGATATAAACCTGGAGTTGTGATTCTAGGTAAGCTAAGACAATACCGGGAATGATCCCACGGACTCCACCACCATCGATGCTAAGGATCGTCACATGTTGTCCGTAGGAAGGAGAAAGACAACGTAATCTTCTTTCTGAAGAGAAAGCCATGATTATTATTTTTTTGTCTCCTAACCTCGTTTTTAATAATCTAAAAACAAAGCTTATTATGTCTTCTCGGTAAGTGGTTAACTTCTCGTCCGGTTTTCAAGTCGGAGATGGTTATAAATGTGTTGAAACACTTAGAACTACCGTTACGGGTGAAACACAAACCCATATTTATAGAAAGAGATGTAGTATATGTTAAAGCCACTTTAGTGTTGGATTTTTTGTGTGAACCTACTGGGAGATTTCTTGATTTGGAATTTACACTTATGGTTACTTTATAGCATGTCAAGTTTTGGACATACTTCTATATTGAAAAAACTAAATGACAACTGTTTTTCCATAAAAACAGTTATTCGACATTCTTTTTTTTTTTTTTTTTTAACCAATTCATTATTTCATTCAAACTTTAAAGACCCCTAAGGGTTGAGTTCAATACAATAGTTTCAAGGCGCAAAGCTTTCTTAGCCAAAGCATCGGCAGCTTTGTTTTTCTCACGTGGGATCCACCTGAACTGAATCAATTCAGTTATTCGACATTCATTCACACAAATTATAAGCAAAAGTCACCTGGACACACACACACACACACACATACATATATATCTATATCAAAAAGATTTATTTATAAAAATATCTGAAGATAATAATCCGCTATTTATGAACATTTCATCTTTATGGGATCTTTTTATTCCTCAGTGCTCCAAAATTGTGATACTGGTAATTTAACTCTTTGCTTAATTTATGTTAAAAAAATTGGGTTAACATCCTGAACTTCCTATTTTTGTTTTGTTTGAGGGTTGAATCAGGGTTCTTAATCTTAAACAATTATATGTGAGATATTTTACCAATAGAACATAGCAGAACTGGGTAATGAGATTGTCCAATTAAAACATTTACGTGTAGAGACAACGAGAACCACACTTTTCAGGCAAATGTAACTGCTACACGAAACAATAAAATTTGCCTGAATTATGGATTTGGAATGGTTACGGTTAGTCATGAACTTT
This sequence is a window from Brassica oleracea var. oleracea cultivar TO1000 chromosome C1, BOL, whole genome shotgun sequence. Protein-coding genes within it:
- the LOC106322859 gene encoding patatin-like protein 3, encoding MAFSSERRLRCLSPSYGQHVTILSIDGGGVRGIIPGIVLAYLESQLQELDGEEARLVDYFDVISGTSTGGLIVAMLTAPDKTNRNRPLFAAKEIVPFYRKHCPKIFPHPRGAFAWAQILVRLVRGPKYNGKYLREVIEDFLGDTRLTQTLTNVVIPCFDIKKLQPVIFSSYQAVSRRVTDAKISDICLSTSAAPTYLPAHRFTNEDNEGNKHEYNLIDGGIAANNPTLCAIAEVTKQIVKKNPAMGDISPLDYTRVVVISLGTGSIRNEEKYDAIMASKWGLVSWICADGSSPIIDCYNEAIQDIVDYQSCVVFQALHSETNYLRIDDDTLKGDIGSVDISTEKNMDGLVEVGKALLKKNVSRVNLETGHYEPISDHVTNEEALKRVAKILSEERKLRESRYHKLKT
- the LOC106293459 gene encoding calcium-binding protein CML19; its protein translation is MASFASGAAQFRRGLKTKGKTYGLTNQKRREIREIFDLFDIDGSGSIDARELNVAMRSLGFEMTNEQINELMAEVDKNNSGTIDFEEFVHMMTTKFGERDSKDELSKAFKIIDHDNNGKISPHDIKQIAKELGENFTDNEIEEMIEEADRDKDGEVSLEEFMKMMRRTSYGY
- the LOC106325027 gene encoding red chlorophyll catabolite reductase, chloroplastic — encoded protein: MAMIFCNTLLYSSSPLLSPLPSIRSKPSRFSKRVLTVQAQFQSMDQNDLLLRQKFMEFPYVSPSRRELMADLMSTLEDRLHSQLLPCSLPTDVRNFKNPNGSAEASLHIRSGEKSSPIDFVIGSWIHVKIPTGVSLNITSISAFLNSSTEAPNFVVELIQSSPTSLVLILDLPHRKDLVRHPDYLQTFYQDTALDTHRQSLLKLPEIKPYVSPSLFVRSAFSPTASMLKIDADEGERLEEILREHVSPTAKQVLEVWLERCAKEEEGEERVVGEEEKLELERRDKSFRKKSIEEDLDLQFPRMFGDEVSSRVIHAIKEAFGVL
- the LOC106322866 gene encoding methionine aminopeptidase 1D, chloroplastic/mitochondrial → MATAKTLQPRIISSFLGNNSILVSTQPLPHLFRFHLGRRHVSMQLSRTLSGLTNLLFNTRNVDELIDGKRKRLKPGHVSPRRPVPAHITKPPYVESLKVPGISSGLEIHDEDGVERMRASGRLAARVREYAGTLVKPGVTTDEIDEAVHNMIIENGAYPSPLGYGGFPKSVCTSVNECICHGIPDSRPLEDGDIINIDVTVYLNGYHGDTSATFFCGDVDEKAKKLVQVTKESLDKAISICGPGVEYKKIGKIIHDHADKYKYGVVRQFVGHGVGRVFHADPVVLHFRNNEAGRMVLNQTFTIEPMLTIGSRKPIMWDDNWTVVTEDASLSAQFEHTILITKDGAEILTDC